One Oncorhynchus kisutch isolate 150728-3 linkage group LG13, Okis_V2, whole genome shotgun sequence DNA window includes the following coding sequences:
- the stil gene encoding SCL-interrupting locus protein homolog: MATRSPENALAALTFPKSKVALWDPTPNGDVVSLHLSYYRNPRLLLVEKTLRLAHRHARQSNKPEFSCYLLGTIAVDSDEEGVTLTLDRFDPGRGQPGSSGKVPTALMPGDVLVPCVLETQGVSATDTMVHSAEVFHISFKMLQHCCSSRESLDLSKLLALRAHLSCFQQGDSLGFCLRWAATAPGNTLDAVPVRPVPIIPTALARNLSSTASLTQPLHSSASRKQGFLTMDQTRKLLLLLESDPKAYTLPLVGVWLSGVTHIYNPQVWAWCLRYLFSSSLHDKVMSEGGAFLVVLYSLTHREPEFYQVQPCSGQQQDMTFQLLTSTESLTLYQNVDISEGCTLKFELSAETQNREAEFFRELVSRVSLTSPASVAASPQDRLSISDHDSGVEDEDLSPRPSPNPHPLTQQTKQVHPSVPELSLVMDGSFLDGKTMGRSHPPLPALQHRGSAPPSHQLHPWAARPPDQGPTILGGPPPIRKPLTPAMASQGKGSRRASLTPGQQPPPLWPPSSSRKSAPPQFGKRSSASTSSSSSPKTGSSPNGSVHQARQFHQTQGRPSHRGASPVGNSPQPIPRHSPGPPPTPALMPTHQQPPVHPKHFHSTPNPNLNQPCGCCSFQQHDHTPLYHPNHWQGASGTPGGHFCSNAESNPPTSRQTNLHYSPACLTGGPPTTHHFPSQGPCSPRGRLELQAPACQNQCCQAQATPPLSPLDGPMNLLASDAYRILVDQDRQLKLLQAQIQKLLEAQGKRGSSSTEQAVIQTQTSPGQQTKRSVSIAVGTGASLFWGVPVDAPTRDDKECPRPEWHRGPGAPDGSRASSSRSSGSANLTHSRHICGSEEESGVREGRVPGSPANQSTHLRTQSAFGDCSFQSPVLGESASMYYQSQSPQRDDTKSEESKAMDDQRFYQDLLGQVNSRLQGSVNEEVDEEEDQRTSYPRQESHSLSPRQVFHCQSQQSSPSPVPVSSRRPEPKGGEQPKGRDQVLHATLRQLQQLGVNVDLNSADPGGKTRRSSVESASTLAGINPEAVISRLTLPESTATSMWGGSVDLSLEANAIALRYLSDQQLSRLSVGGGQQPPKALPRLSPCTLLSENPPTEKSAMGLSSILSPNNMSFATRKYMKRYGLIEEGSGSEEEQSEMGYTVQFHVQQEQEGQRVRVLKNITNELPHSDPVNPQALHADSQSQLLRDLRPKMQLLARGAKHSLEKENGAKWQPSLGEMQRECPQPEGSMGNFLDLSRLRQLPKLF, translated from the exons ATGGCAACAAG GTCACCAGAGAATGCGCTTGCTGCCCTCACCTTCCCCAAATCCAAAGTAGCCCTATGGGACCCCACACCTAATGGGGATGTGGTTAGCCTCCACCTCTCCTATTACAG AAATCCCCGGCTACTTCTTGTGGAGAAAACTCTTCGCTTGGCCCACCGCCATGCTCGACAGAGTAACAAGCCTGAGTTCAGCTGTTACTTGCTGGGGACTATTGCTGTGGATTCTG ATGAAGAGGGTGTGACTTTGACACTGGACCGGTTCGACCCAGGCCGAGGGCAGCCTGGCTCCTCTGGAAAGGTGCCCACTGCCCTGATGCCCGGGGACGTCCTGGTGCCCTGTGTGCTGGAAACACAGGGGGTCTCTGCTACAGACACCATGGTTCACTCGGCAGAAGTCTTCCACATCTCTTTTAAG ATGCTCCAGCACTGCTGCAGCAGCCGGGAGTCCCTGGACCTGTCTAAGCTGCTGGCCCTACGAGCCCACCTCAGCTGCTTCCAACAAGGTGACAGTCTGGGCTTCTGCCTGCGCTGGGCCGCCACCGCCCCCGGCAACACGCTGGACGCTGTGCCCGTCCGGCCTGTGCCCATCATCCCCACCGCCTTGGCCAGGAACCTGAGCAGCACGGCCAGCCTCACCCAGCCGCTACACAGCAGCGCCAGCCGCAAACAAGG CTTTCTGACCATGGATCAAACCCGgaaactgctgctactactagagTCTGACCCGAAGGCCTACACTCTTCCACTGGTCGGAGT ATGGTTGAGTGGGGTCACCCACATCTACAACCCCCAGGTGTGGGCGTGGTGTCTGAGGTACCTGTTCAGCTCCTCCCTCCATGACAA GGTGATGTCTGAGGGCGGTGCGTTCCTTGTGGTGCTGTACTCACTGACCCACAGGGAGCCAGAGTTCTACCAGGTTCAGCCTTGCAGTGGGCAGCAGCAGGACATGACCTTTCAACTGCTCACCAGCACTGAGTCACTcactctctaccag AATGTAGATATCTCCGAGGGCTGTACTCTGAAGTTTGAGCTCAGTGCCGAGACCCAGAACCGTGAGGCTGAGTTCTTCAGGGAACTGGTGTCCCGTGTCTCCTTAACAAG ccCTGCGTCAGTGGCAGCCTCTCCGCAGGACAGGCTGTCAATCAGCGACCATGACTCTGGAGTGGAGGATGAGGACCTCTCCCCCAGGCCCTCCCCAAACCCACACCCTCTCACCCAGCAg ACCAAGCAGGTCCACCCCTCTGTGCCGGAGCTCTCTCTAGTGATGGACGGCAGTTTCCTGGATGGAAAGACCATGGGTCGCTCTCATCCTCCACTCCCAGCTCTGCAGCACAGAGGAagtgcccctccctcccaccagcTCCACCCCTGGGCTGCCAGACCCCCAGACCAGGGTCCCACCATCCTCGGGGGCCCCCCTCCCATTAGAAAGCCCCTGACCCCTGCCATGGCCTCCCAGGGCAAAGGCAGCAGAAGAGCTTCCCTCACCCCCGGGCAGCAGCCACCACCTCTCTGGCCCCCCTCCTCCAGCAGGAAATCAGCCCCTCCGCAGTTTGGGAAGAGGTCGTCTGCCTctacttcatcctcctcctctccaaagACTGGCTCCTCTCCTAACGGATCAGTCCATCAGGCCAGGCAGTTCCATCAAACCCAAGGCCGCCCCTCTCACAGAGGGGCCTCCCCTGTCGGAAACTCGCCACAACCCATCCCCAGGCACAGCCCCGGTCCCCCCCCAACCCCAGCCCTCATGCCCACTCACCAACAGCCCCCAGTCCATCCCAAGCACTTCCACAGCACCCCCAATCCCAACTTGAACCAGCCTTGCGGGTGCTGCTCCTTCCAACAACATGACCATACCCCCTTGTACCACCCCAACCACTGGCAGGGGGCCTCAGGGACCCCGGGTGGGCACTTCTGCTCCAACGCTGAAAGTAACCCCCCCACCTCTCGCCAAACAAACCTTCACTACAGCCCAGCATGCCTCACCGGGGGcccacccaccacacaccacTTCCCCTCTCAGGGGCCCTGCTCTCCCAGGGGCCGCTTGGAGCTTCAAGCCCCCGCCTGTCAGAACCAGTGTTGCCAGGCCCAggcaaccccccctctctctcccctggacGGGCCTATGAACCTCCTAGCCTCTGACGCCTATAGAATCCTGGTGGACCAAGACCGGCAGCTCAAGTTACTGCAGGCCCAG ATCCAGAAGCTACTTGAGGCCCAAGGGAAAAGGGGGAGCTCATCCACTGAGCAGGCAGTCATCCAGACACAGACCTCCCCTGGACAACAGACCAAGAGAAGTGTTAGCATCGCTGTAGGCACAG GTGCCAGTCTGTTCTGGGGCGTCCCAGTCGATGCCCCCACTCGCGATGACAAGGAGTGCCCACGGCCAGAGTGGCACAGAGGGCCTGGCGCTCCTGATGGCAGCAGGGCCTCCTCTAGTCGGAGCTCTGGCAGTGCCAACCTTACCCACAGCAGGCACATATGTGGCTCGGAAGAAGAGAGCGGGGTCCGGGAGGGACGGGTGCCAGGCTCACCAGCCAATCAGTCAACGCACCTGAG GACTCAGTCAGCATTTGGAGACTGTTCTTTCCAGAGTCCAGTGTTGGGGGAGAGTGCCAGCATGTACTACCAGTCCCAGTCTCCACAGAGAGACGACACCAAGAGTGAGGAGTCCAAGGCCATGGACGATCAGCGGTTTTATCAGGATCTACTG GGCCAAGTGAACAGCCGCCTCCAGGGATCAGTGAACGAGGAGGTCGACGAGGAAGAAGACCAAAGGACCTCGTACCCACGGCAGGAGAGCCACAGCTTGTCCCCTAGACAAGTATTCCACTGTCAGTCCCAGCAGTCGTCCCCTAGCCCGGTTCCTGTCAGCTCCCGGAGGCCGGAGCCCAAAGGAGGGGAGCAGCCAAAAGGAAGGGACCAGGTGCTCCACGCCACGCTGCGCCAGCTGCAGCAGCTAGGGGTCAACGTGGACCTGAACTCTGCTGACCCCGGGGGCAAGACCAGGCGCAGCTCTGTCGAGAGTGCCAG TACCCTGGCCGGCATCAACCCGGAGGCGGTCATCAGCAGACTGACCCTCCCAGAGTCGACGGCGACCAGCATGTGGGGCGGCAGCGTGGATCTCAGCCTGGAGGCCAACGCCATCGCCCTCCGATACCTGAGCGACCAGCAGCTCTCCAGGCTCTCTGTAGGGGGAGGGCAACAGCCCCCCAAGGCCCTTCCCAGGCTCAGCCCCTGCACACTGCTCTCAGAGAACCCCCCAACGGAGAAGAGCGCCATGGGACTGAGCAGTATTCTGTCTCCGAACAACATGTCCTTTGCCACCCGCAAGTACATGAAGAGGTACGGGCTGATAGAGGAGGGGAGCGGGAGTGAGGAGGAGCAATCGGAGATGGGATACACTGTACAGTTCCATGTTCAACAGGAACAAGAAGGGCAAAGAGTGAGGGTTCTGAAGAACATCACCAACGAGTTGCCCCACTCCGACCCTGTCAACCCCCAGGCGCTGCATGCAGACTCTCAAAGTCAGCTACTCAGAGACTTGCGTCCTAAAATGCAGCTTTTGGCCCGCGGCGCCAAACACAGTCTGGAGAAAGAGAATGGCGCCAAATGGCAGCCATCTTTAGGAGAAATGCAGAGGGAGTGTCCTCAACCAGAAGGGTCGATGGGAAATTTCTTGGACCTAAGTAGACTTCGACAGCTCCCGAAACTCTTCTAA